From Candidatus Rokuibacteriota bacterium, a single genomic window includes:
- a CDS encoding acetyl-CoA carboxylase biotin carboxylase subunit (an AccC homodimer forms the biotin carboxylase subunit of the acetyl CoA carboxylase, an enzyme that catalyzes the formation of malonyl-CoA, which in turn controls the rate of fatty acid metabolism), with protein sequence LEKFIQESRHVEVQVLGDRAGTRIHLGERDCSIQRRHQKLLEEAPAPALQSETRRGLYKAALAVARAVNYVSAGTVEFLVDREGGFYFIEMNTRIQVEHPVTEMLTGVDLVSAQIRIAAGENLSLAQDRVQLIGHAVECRINAEDPDTFTPSPGRVTTWVPPGGPGVRVDSHLLAPCVIPPFYDSLIAKIIVHAETRAQAIRRMRRALSECVVEGVKTTIPFHLRLLDDPVFLEGGFALPTL encoded by the coding sequence ATCTGGAGAAGTTCATCCAGGAGAGCCGCCACGTGGAGGTGCAGGTTCTCGGTGATCGCGCGGGTACCCGGATCCACCTCGGCGAGCGCGACTGCTCGATCCAGCGGCGGCACCAGAAGCTCCTCGAGGAAGCGCCGGCGCCGGCGCTTCAGTCCGAGACCCGGCGCGGGCTCTACAAGGCCGCCCTCGCTGTGGCCCGGGCGGTCAACTACGTGAGCGCGGGCACCGTGGAGTTTCTGGTGGACCGCGAGGGGGGCTTCTACTTCATCGAGATGAACACCCGGATCCAGGTGGAGCACCCGGTCACCGAGATGCTGACCGGCGTCGACCTCGTGAGCGCGCAGATCCGCATCGCGGCCGGTGAGAACCTGAGCCTCGCGCAGGACCGGGTCCAGCTCATCGGTCACGCGGTGGAGTGCCGGATCAACGCCGAGGACCCCGACACATTCACGCCGTCGCCCGGGCGCGTCACCACCTGGGTCCCCCCGGGTGGGCCGGGCGTCAGGGTGGACAGCCACCTCCTGGCGCCGTGCGTGATCCCGCCCTTCTACGATTCCCTGATCGCCAAGATCATCGTCCACGCCGAGACCCGAGCCCAGGCGATCCGCCGGATGCGACGTGCGCTGAGCGAGTGCGTGGTGGAGGGCGTGAAAACCACGATCCCGTTCCACCTCCGCCTCCTGGACGACCCGGTCTTTCTCGAAGGCGGCTTCGCGCTCCCCACGCTTTAA
- the thiE gene encoding thiamine phosphate synthase, whose translation MAEILRTRIELYAILDRAASGGRDLREVLDAVIAGGCRMVQLREKEWSTRQLLPLAQEVRRRAREAGVAFIVNDRLDAALAVEADGLHVGQDDLPAPIARRLLSPGMILGVSTHSLEQATHAQADGADYVAIGSIYPTATKPESQLVGVELIRRVRPLIRVPLVAIGGITPDNVGEVIRAGADGAAVISAVCGAPDPAAAARAFLARIKAAKAR comes from the coding sequence ATGGCCGAGATTCTACGAACGCGGATCGAGCTGTACGCGATCCTGGACCGCGCCGCGAGCGGTGGCCGGGACCTGAGAGAGGTCCTGGATGCGGTGATCGCCGGCGGCTGCCGGATGGTGCAGCTCCGGGAGAAGGAGTGGTCCACCCGTCAGCTTCTGCCACTGGCCCAGGAGGTGAGGCGTCGCGCCCGCGAGGCCGGTGTCGCCTTCATCGTGAATGACCGCCTGGACGCGGCGCTCGCGGTGGAAGCTGACGGCCTCCACGTGGGCCAGGACGACCTGCCCGCTCCCATCGCCCGACGGCTGCTCAGTCCGGGAATGATCCTCGGGGTCTCGACCCACAGCCTGGAGCAGGCGACACACGCCCAGGCTGATGGCGCGGACTACGTGGCCATCGGTTCGATCTACCCCACGGCGACCAAGCCGGAGTCCCAGCTTGTCGGCGTCGAGCTCATCCGTCGGGTCCGACCCCTCATCCGCGTCCCGCTCGTAGCGATCGGCGGCATCACGCCGGACAACGTCGGCGAGGTGATCCGTGCGGGGGCCGACGGTGCCGCGGTGATCTCGGCCGTCTGCGGGGCCCCGGACCCCGCCGCGGCCGCCCGCGCATTCCTGGCCAGGATCAAAGCGGCGAAGGCCCGCTAA